In Mycobacterium tuberculosis H37Rv, a single window of DNA contains:
- the mce3B gene encoding Mce family protein Mce3B (belongs to 24-membered Mycobacterium tuberculosis Mce protein family) has product MRENLGGVVVRLGVFLAVCLLTAFLLIAVFGEVRFGDGKTYYAEFANVSNLRTGKLVRIAGVEVGKVTRISINPDATVRVQFTADNSVTLTRGTRAVIRYDNLFGDRYLALEEGAGGLAVLRPGHTIPLARTQPALDLDALIGGFKPLFRALNPEQVNALSEQLLHAFAGQGPTIGSLLAQSAAVTNTLADRDRLIGQVITNLNVVLGSLGAHTDRLDQAVTSLSALIHRLAQRKTDISNAVAYTNAAAGSVADLLSQARAPLAKVVRETDRVAGIAAADHDYLDNLLNTLPDKYQALVRQGMYGDFFAFYLCDVVLKVNGKGGQPVYIKLAGQDSGRCAPK; this is encoded by the coding sequence ATGAGGGAGAACCTGGGGGGCGTCGTGGTGCGCCTCGGCGTCTTCCTGGCGGTATGCCTGCTGACGGCGTTCCTGCTGATTGCCGTCTTCGGGGAGGTGCGCTTCGGCGACGGCAAGACCTACTACGCCGAGTTCGCCAACGTGTCCAATCTGCGAACGGGCAAGCTGGTGCGCATCGCCGGCGTCGAGGTCGGCAAGGTCACCAGGATCTCCATCAACCCCGACGCGACGGTGCGGGTGCAGTTCACCGCCGACAACTCGGTCACCCTCACGCGGGGCACCCGGGCGGTGATCCGCTACGACAACCTGTTCGGTGACCGCTATTTGGCGCTGGAGGAAGGGGCCGGCGGACTCGCCGTTCTTCGTCCCGGTCACACGATTCCGTTGGCGCGCACCCAACCGGCGTTGGATCTGGATGCCCTGATCGGTGGATTCAAGCCGCTGTTTCGTGCGCTGAACCCCGAGCAGGTCAACGCGCTGAGCGAACAGTTGCTGCACGCGTTTGCCGGACAGGGGCCCACGATCGGGTCATTGCTGGCCCAGTCCGCGGCCGTGACCAACACCCTGGCCGACCGTGATCGGCTGATCGGGCAGGTGATCACCAACCTCAACGTGGTGCTGGGCTCGCTGGGCGCTCACACCGATCGGTTGGACCAGGCGGTGACGTCGCTATCAGCGTTGATTCACCGGCTCGCGCAACGCAAGACCGACATCTCCAACGCCGTGGCCTACACCAACGCCGCCGCCGGCTCGGTCGCCGATCTGCTGTCGCAGGCTCGCGCGCCGTTGGCGAAGGTGGTTCGCGAGACCGATCGGGTGGCCGGCATCGCGGCCGCCGACCACGACTACCTCGACAATCTGCTCAACACGCTGCCGGACAAATACCAGGCGCTGGTCCGCCAGGGTATGTACGGCGACTTCTTCGCCTTCTACCTGTGCGACGTCGTGCTCAAGGTCAACGGCAAGGGCGGCCAGCCGGTGTACATCAAGCTGGCCGGTCAGGACAGCGGGCGGTGCGCGCCGAAATGA
- the yrbE3B gene encoding integral membrane protein (part of mce3 operon and member of YrbE family) has protein sequence MTAAKALVSEWNRMGSQMRFFVGTLAGIPDALMHYRGELLRVIAQMGLGTGVLAVIGGTVAIVGFLAMTTGAIVAVQGYNQFASVGVEALTGFASAFFNTREIQPGTVMVALAATVGAGTTAALGAMRINEEIDALEVIGIRSISYLASTRVLAGVVVAVPLFCVGLMTAYLAARVGTTAIYGQGSGVYDHYFNTFLRPTDVLWSSVEVVVVALMIMLVCTYYGYAAHGGPAGVGEAVGRAVRASMVVASIAILVMTLAIYGQSPNFHLAT, from the coding sequence ATGACGGCAGCGAAAGCCCTTGTAAGCGAATGGAATCGGATGGGATCGCAGATGCGGTTCTTCGTCGGCACGCTGGCCGGGATTCCCGACGCCCTCATGCACTACCGCGGCGAGCTGCTGCGGGTGATCGCGCAAATGGGGTTGGGGACCGGGGTTCTTGCGGTGATCGGTGGAACGGTCGCGATCGTCGGGTTCTTGGCGATGACCACCGGCGCGATCGTGGCCGTGCAGGGCTACAACCAGTTCGCTTCGGTGGGTGTGGAGGCGCTGACCGGCTTCGCGTCGGCCTTCTTCAACACCCGCGAGATTCAGCCCGGAACCGTGATGGTCGCGCTAGCGGCCACCGTCGGTGCCGGTACCACCGCTGCGCTGGGGGCGATGCGGATAAACGAGGAGATCGACGCGCTCGAGGTGATCGGCATCCGCAGCATCAGCTACCTGGCGAGCACCCGGGTGCTGGCCGGAGTGGTCGTGGCCGTCCCTCTGTTCTGTGTGGGACTGATGACGGCCTACCTGGCCGCGCGCGTCGGCACCACCGCCATCTATGGCCAGGGGTCGGGCGTGTACGACCACTACTTCAACACGTTCCTGCGCCCGACCGACGTGCTCTGGTCGTCGGTTGAAGTCGTCGTGGTCGCTCTGATGATCATGCTGGTGTGCACCTATTACGGCTACGCCGCACATGGCGGGCCGGCCGGGGTTGGCGAGGCGGTCGGCCGGGCCGTGCGTGCCTCGATGGTCGTCGCGTCGATCGCAATCCTTGTCATGACGCTGGCCATCTACGGCCAGTCGCCCAACTTTCACCTGGCGACCTAG
- a CDS encoding Mce associated membrane protein, with protein sequence MSWSRVIAYGLLPGLALALTCGAGLLKWQDGAVRDAAVARAESVRAATDGTTALLSYRPDTVQHDLESARSRLTGTFLDAYTQLTHDVVIPGAQQKQISAVATVAAAASVSTSADRAVVLLFVNQTITVGKDAPTTAASSVRVTLDNINGRWLISQFEPI encoded by the coding sequence GTGAGCTGGTCGCGGGTGATCGCCTACGGGCTGCTGCCCGGGCTGGCGTTGGCGCTGACGTGTGGCGCGGGCTTGCTGAAATGGCAGGACGGCGCCGTCCGCGACGCCGCGGTTGCCCGTGCGGAATCCGTGCGGGCCGCGACCGACGGCACCACCGCGCTGCTGTCTTACCGGCCCGACACCGTGCAGCATGACCTCGAGAGCGCGCGAAGCAGGCTCACGGGCACGTTCCTCGACGCCTACACACAGCTGACCCACGACGTGGTGATCCCCGGCGCACAGCAGAAGCAGATCTCGGCCGTGGCCACCGTCGCGGCCGCGGCGTCGGTGTCGACTTCCGCCGACCGCGCCGTCGTCCTGCTGTTCGTAAACCAGACCATCACCGTCGGCAAGGACGCGCCGACCACCGCCGCTTCCAGCGTTCGGGTGACCCTCGACAACATCAACGGGCGTTGGCTGATCTCGCAATTCGAACCGATCTGA
- the mce3C gene encoding Mce family protein Mce3C (belongs to 24-membered Mycobacterium tuberculosis Mce protein family) translates to MKSFAERNRLAIGTVGIVVVAAVALAALQYQRLPFFNQGTRVSAYFADAGGLRTGNTVEVSGYPVGKVSSISLDGPGVLVEFKVDTDVRLGNRTEVAIKTKGLLGSKFLDVTPRGDGRLDSPIPIERTTSPYQLPDALGDLAATISGLHTERLSESLATLAQTFADTPAHFRNAIHGVARLAQTLDERDNQLRSLLANAAKATGVLANRTDQIVGLVRDTNVVLAQLRTQSAALDRIWANISAVAEQLRGFIAENRQQLRPALDKLNGVLAIVENRKERVRQAIPLINTYVMSLGESLSSGPFFKAYVVNLLPGQFVQPFISAAFSDLGLDPATLLPSQLTDPPTGQPGTPPLPMPYPRTGQGGEPRLTLPDAITGNPGDPRYPYRPEPPAPPPGGPPPGPPAQQPGDQP, encoded by the coding sequence ATGAAATCCTTCGCCGAACGCAACCGTCTGGCCATCGGCACAGTCGGCATCGTCGTCGTCGCCGCCGTTGCGCTGGCCGCGCTGCAATACCAGCGGCTGCCGTTTTTCAACCAGGGCACCAGGGTCTCCGCCTATTTCGCCGACGCCGGCGGGCTGCGCACCGGCAACACCGTCGAGGTCTCCGGCTATCCGGTGGGAAAAGTGTCCAGCATCTCGCTCGACGGACCGGGCGTGCTGGTGGAGTTCAAGGTCGACACCGACGTCCGACTCGGAAACCGCACCGAAGTGGCAATCAAAACCAAGGGCTTGTTGGGCAGCAAGTTCCTCGACGTCACCCCCCGCGGGGACGGCCGACTCGATTCTCCGATCCCGATCGAGCGGACCACGTCGCCCTACCAACTGCCCGACGCCCTTGGCGATTTGGCCGCCACGATCAGCGGGTTGCACACCGAGCGGCTGTCCGAATCGCTGGCCACCCTGGCGCAGACCTTTGCCGATACGCCGGCGCACTTCCGCAACGCCATACACGGGGTGGCCCGGCTCGCCCAAACCCTCGATGAGCGCGACAACCAACTGCGCAGCCTGCTGGCCAACGCGGCCAAAGCCACCGGGGTGCTGGCCAACCGCACCGACCAGATCGTCGGCCTGGTGCGCGACACGAATGTGGTCTTGGCGCAGCTGCGCACCCAAAGCGCCGCCCTGGACCGGATCTGGGCGAACATCTCGGCGGTGGCCGAACAACTGCGGGGCTTCATCGCTGAGAACCGCCAGCAGCTGCGCCCGGCGCTGGACAAGCTCAACGGGGTGCTGGCTATCGTCGAAAACCGCAAAGAGCGTGTGCGGCAGGCCATCCCGCTGATCAACACCTATGTCATGTCGCTGGGTGAGTCGCTGTCGTCGGGCCCGTTCTTCAAGGCATACGTGGTGAACCTGCTGCCGGGTCAGTTCGTGCAACCGTTCATCAGCGCCGCGTTCTCCGACCTGGGGCTCGACCCGGCCACGTTGCTGCCGTCGCAGCTGACCGACCCACCGACCGGTCAACCCGGAACCCCGCCGTTGCCGATGCCCTACCCGCGCACGGGCCAGGGCGGTGAGCCGCGGCTGACGCTGCCCGACGCGATCACCGGCAATCCCGGCGATCCGCGCTATCCGTACCGGCCGGAGCCGCCCGCGCCGCCGCCCGGCGGGCCGCCGCCCGGCCCGCCCGCGCAGCAGCCGGGAGACCAACCGTGA
- a CDS encoding Mce associated membrane protein produces MSVAVDSDAEDDAVSEIAEAAGVSPAPAKPSMSAPRRMLLFGLVVVVALAVLLCCWGFRVQRARHAQDQRGHFLQAARQCALNLTTIDWRNAEADVRRILDGATGEFYNDFAQRSQPFVEVLRHAKASTVGTITEAGLQTQTADTAQALVAVSVQTSNAGEADPVPRAWRMRITVQRVGDRVKVSDVGFVP; encoded by the coding sequence ATGTCGGTAGCAGTGGATTCCGACGCCGAGGATGACGCCGTATCGGAGATCGCTGAGGCAGCCGGCGTGTCGCCGGCCCCAGCCAAACCATCCATGTCGGCGCCGCGGCGCATGCTGCTGTTCGGCCTGGTCGTCGTCGTCGCTTTGGCGGTGCTGTTGTGTTGCTGGGGATTTCGCGTCCAGCGGGCACGCCATGCGCAGGACCAGCGTGGTCACTTCCTGCAAGCGGCCCGGCAGTGCGCGCTGAACCTAACGACCATCGACTGGCGCAACGCCGAGGCGGATGTGCGCCGCATTCTGGACGGCGCCACAGGCGAGTTTTACAACGACTTCGCCCAGCGGTCCCAGCCCTTCGTCGAAGTACTGAGGCACGCAAAGGCCAGCACGGTCGGCACGATCACCGAGGCCGGGCTGCAGACGCAGACCGCCGACACGGCCCAGGCGCTGGTGGCGGTGTCCGTGCAAACGTCGAATGCCGGCGAAGCCGACCCGGTTCCACGAGCGTGGCGAATGCGCATCACCGTGCAGCGGGTCGGCGACCGGGTCAAGGTGTCCGACGTCGGGTTCGTGCCGTGA
- the mce3F gene encoding Mce family protein Mce3F (belongs to 24-membered Mycobacterium tuberculosis Mce protein family): MLHLPRRVIVQLAVFTVIAVGVLAITFLHFVRLPAMLFGVGRYTVTMELVEAGGLYRTGNVTYRGFEVGRVAAVRLTDTGVQAVLALKSGIDIPSDLKAEVHSHTAIGETYVELLPRNAASPPLKNGDVIALADTSVPPDINDLLSAANTALEAIPHENLQTVIDESYTAVAGLGLELSRLIKGSAELAIDARANLDPLVALIDRAGPVLDSQTHTSDAIAAWAAQLAAVTGQLQTHDSAVGDLIDRGGPALGETRQLLERLQPTVPILLANLVSVGQVALTYHNDIEQLLVVFPMAIAAEQAGILANLNTKQAYRGQYLSFNLNLNLPPPCTTGFLPAQQRRIPTFEDYPDRPAGDLYCRVPQDSPFNVRGARNIPCETVPGKRAPTVKLCESDAPYLPLNDGYNWKGDPNATVPGLGSGQDIPQTWQTMLLPPGS, encoded by the coding sequence ATGCTGCATCTACCGCGCCGAGTGATCGTTCAGCTGGCCGTCTTTACCGTGATCGCGGTGGGCGTGCTGGCCATCACGTTCCTGCATTTCGTGAGGCTGCCGGCGATGCTTTTCGGCGTCGGCCGCTACACGGTGACGATGGAGCTGGTCGAAGCCGGTGGGCTGTATCGCACCGGCAATGTCACCTACCGCGGCTTTGAGGTGGGCCGGGTGGCAGCGGTGCGGCTCACCGACACCGGGGTGCAAGCGGTGCTGGCCCTGAAATCGGGCATCGATATCCCGTCGGACCTCAAGGCCGAGGTGCACAGCCACACCGCGATCGGCGAAACCTACGTCGAGTTGTTGCCGCGCAACGCCGCCTCGCCGCCACTGAAGAACGGCGATGTCATTGCGCTGGCCGACACCTCGGTGCCGCCCGACATCAACGACCTGCTCAGCGCGGCCAACACCGCATTGGAGGCAATACCTCACGAGAACCTGCAGACCGTCATCGACGAGTCGTACACCGCGGTGGCCGGGTTAGGGCTCGAACTTTCCCGGCTGATCAAGGGCTCGGCGGAACTGGCGATCGATGCTCGCGCGAATCTCGATCCGCTGGTGGCGCTGATCGACCGGGCAGGACCGGTGCTGGATTCGCAGACCCACACCTCGGATGCGATCGCGGCCTGGGCGGCACAGCTGGCCGCAGTCACCGGCCAATTGCAGACACACGACTCGGCGGTCGGCGATCTCATCGACCGGGGCGGTCCGGCGTTGGGGGAGACGCGCCAACTGCTCGAGCGGCTACAACCCACCGTGCCCATCCTGCTGGCCAACCTGGTCAGCGTCGGCCAGGTCGCACTCACCTATCACAACGACATCGAACAGCTGCTGGTGGTGTTCCCCATGGCCATCGCCGCCGAACAGGCCGGCATCCTGGCCAACCTCAACACCAAGCAGGCCTACCGGGGCCAGTATCTGAGCTTCAACCTCAACCTGAACCTGCCGCCGCCGTGCACCACCGGCTTTCTGCCGGCCCAGCAGCGGCGCATTCCCACGTTCGAGGACTACCCGGATCGCCCGGCCGGTGATCTGTACTGCCGGGTGCCCCAGGATTCGCCGTTTAACGTGCGCGGCGCCCGCAACATCCCCTGTGAAACCGTGCCGGGCAAGCGCGCACCCACCGTGAAGTTATGCGAGAGCGACGCGCCATACCTGCCGCTGAACGACGGCTACAACTGGAAGGGCGACCCCAACGCCACGGTGCCGGGTTTGGGGTCCGGCCAGGACATCCCGCAGACATGGCAAACGATGCTGCTGCCGCCGGGCAGCTGA
- a CDS encoding membrane protein, with translation MQRQSLMPQQTLAAGVFVGALLCGVVTAAVPPHARADVVAYLVNVTVRPGYNFANADAALSYGHGLCEKVSRGRPYAQIIADVKADFDTRDQYQASYLLSQAVNELCPALIWQLRNSAVDNRRSG, from the coding sequence GTGCAGCGCCAATCATTGATGCCCCAGCAGACCCTTGCCGCCGGCGTTTTCGTGGGTGCGCTGCTATGCGGTGTCGTGACGGCGGCGGTGCCACCACACGCACGCGCCGACGTGGTCGCCTATCTGGTCAACGTGACGGTACGCCCGGGCTACAACTTCGCCAACGCCGACGCCGCGTTGAGTTACGGACATGGCCTCTGCGAGAAGGTGTCTCGGGGCCGCCCTTACGCACAGATCATCGCCGACGTCAAGGCTGATTTCGACACCCGCGACCAATACCAGGCCTCGTATCTGCTCAGCCAGGCTGTCAACGAACTCTGCCCCGCGCTGATCTGGCAGTTGCGAAACTCCGCAGTCGACAATCGGCGCTCGGGCTGA
- the mce3D gene encoding Mce family protein Mce3D (belongs to 24-membered Mycobacterium tuberculosis Mce protein family), with protein MTTKLRRARSVLATALVLVAGVILAMRTADAAARTTVVAYFDNSNGVFAGDDVLIRGVPVGKIVKIEPQPLRAKISFWFDRKYRVPADAAAAILSPQLVTGRAIQLTPPYAGGPTMADGTVIPQERTVVPVEWDDLRAQLQRLTALLQPTRPGGVSTLGALINTAADNLRGQGATIRDTIIKLSQAISALGDHSKDIFSTVTNLSTLVTALHDSADLLERLNHNLAAVTSLLADGPDKIGQAAEDLNAVVADVGSFAAEHREAIGTASDKLASITTALVDSLDDIKQTLHISPTVLQNFNNIFEPANGALTGALAGNNMANPIAFLCGAIQAASRLGGEQAAKLCVQYLAPIVKNRQYNYPPLGANLFVGAQARPNEVTYSEDWLRPDYVAPVADTPPDPAAAVTVDPATGLRGMMMPPGGGS; from the coding sequence GTGACAACGAAACTCAGACGTGCCCGCTCGGTGTTGGCGACCGCCCTGGTGCTGGTCGCGGGCGTGATCCTGGCCATGCGCACCGCCGACGCCGCCGCCCGCACGACCGTGGTCGCCTACTTCGACAACAGCAACGGTGTGTTCGCCGGTGACGACGTGCTCATTCGGGGCGTGCCGGTGGGCAAGATCGTCAAGATCGAACCGCAACCGCTGCGCGCCAAGATTTCGTTCTGGTTCGACCGCAAATACCGAGTCCCCGCCGATGCCGCCGCGGCGATCCTGTCGCCGCAACTGGTGACCGGCCGGGCCATCCAGCTGACACCGCCGTATGCCGGCGGGCCGACCATGGCCGACGGCACAGTAATCCCGCAAGAGCGCACCGTGGTGCCGGTGGAGTGGGACGACTTGCGGGCGCAACTTCAGCGGCTGACCGCATTGCTGCAGCCCACCCGGCCGGGCGGCGTCAGCACGCTGGGTGCGCTCATCAATACTGCCGCCGACAACCTGCGCGGGCAAGGCGCCACCATCCGCGACACCATCATCAAACTGTCACAAGCGATTTCGGCTCTCGGTGACCACAGCAAAGACATCTTCTCCACCGTGACGAACCTGTCGACGCTGGTCACGGCGCTGCATGACAGCGCTGACCTGCTCGAACGGCTCAACCACAACCTGGCCGCGGTGACCTCGCTGCTGGCCGATGGCCCGGACAAGATCGGTCAGGCAGCCGAGGACCTCAACGCGGTCGTAGCCGACGTCGGCAGCTTCGCCGCCGAGCACCGCGAGGCGATCGGCACCGCATCAGACAAGCTCGCGTCAATCACCACCGCGCTGGTCGACAGCCTCGACGACATCAAGCAGACGCTGCATATCAGCCCGACGGTGTTGCAGAACTTCAACAACATCTTCGAACCGGCCAACGGCGCGCTGACCGGCGCGCTGGCGGGCAACAACATGGCCAACCCAATCGCCTTCCTGTGCGGCGCGATCCAGGCTGCCTCCCGGCTGGGCGGCGAGCAAGCGGCCAAATTGTGCGTGCAATACCTGGCGCCGATCGTGAAGAACCGCCAGTACAACTACCCGCCGCTGGGGGCGAACCTGTTCGTCGGGGCGCAGGCCAGGCCTAACGAGGTCACCTACAGCGAGGACTGGCTGCGGCCCGATTACGTTGCACCAGTTGCGGACACGCCGCCAGATCCGGCCGCGGCCGTGACCGTCGATCCCGCGACCGGCCTGCGCGGCATGATGATGCCGCCGGGGGGTGGCTCGTGA
- the mce3A gene encoding Mce family protein Mce3A (belongs to 24-membered Mycobacterium tuberculosis Mce protein family), with protein sequence MRRGPGRHRLHDAWWTLILFAVIGVAVLVTAVSFTGSLRSTVPVTLAADRSGLVMDSGAKVMMRGVQVGRVAQIGRIEWAQNGASLRLEIDPDQIRYIPANVEAQISATTAFGAKFVDLVMPQNPSRARLSAGAVLHSKNVSTEINTVFENVVDLLNMIDPLKLNAVLTAVADAVRGQGERIGQATTDLNEVLEALNARGDTIGGNWRSLKNFTDTYDAAAQDILTILNAASTTSATVVNHSTQLDALLLNAIGLSNAGTNLLGSSRDNLVGAADILAPTTSLLFKYNPEYTCFLQGAKWYLDNGGYAAWGGADGRTLQLDVALLFGNDPYVYPDNLPVVAAKGGPGGRPGCGPLPDATHNFPVRQLVTNTGWGTGLDIRPNPGIGHPCWANYFPVTRAVPEPPSIRQCIPGPAIGPNPAAGEQP encoded by the coding sequence ATGAGACGCGGGCCGGGTCGACACCGTTTGCACGACGCGTGGTGGACGCTGATCCTGTTCGCGGTGATCGGGGTGGCTGTCCTGGTGACGGCGGTGTCCTTCACGGGCAGCTTGCGGTCGACTGTGCCGGTGACGCTGGCGGCCGACCGCTCCGGGCTGGTGATGGACTCCGGCGCCAAGGTCATGATGCGCGGTGTGCAGGTCGGCCGGGTCGCCCAGATCGGTCGGATCGAGTGGGCCCAGAACGGGGCGAGCCTCAGACTGGAGATCGACCCCGACCAGATCCGGTACATCCCGGCCAATGTCGAGGCACAGATCAGCGCCACCACCGCATTCGGTGCCAAGTTCGTCGACCTGGTGATGCCGCAAAACCCAAGTCGTGCACGGCTGTCCGCTGGGGCGGTACTGCATTCGAAGAACGTCAGCACGGAAATCAACACCGTCTTCGAAAACGTCGTCGACCTGCTCAACATGATCGACCCGCTGAAACTGAACGCCGTGCTGACCGCGGTCGCCGACGCCGTTCGCGGGCAAGGTGAACGGATAGGCCAGGCCACCACCGACCTCAACGAGGTGCTGGAGGCACTCAACGCACGCGGCGACACCATCGGCGGCAACTGGCGATCGCTCAAGAACTTCACCGACACCTATGACGCGGCCGCCCAAGACATCCTGACGATCCTGAACGCCGCCAGCACCACCAGTGCGACCGTCGTGAATCATTCGACGCAGCTGGATGCCTTGCTACTCAACGCCATCGGACTATCCAACGCTGGCACCAACCTGCTTGGCAGCAGCCGAGACAATCTCGTCGGCGCGGCCGACATCCTGGCGCCGACCACGAGCCTGCTGTTCAAGTACAACCCCGAATACACCTGCTTCCTGCAGGGCGCCAAGTGGTATCTCGACAACGGCGGCTATGCGGCCTGGGGCGGGGCCGACGGGCGCACGCTACAACTCGATGTGGCGCTACTGTTCGGCAACGACCCCTATGTCTATCCGGACAACCTGCCGGTTGTCGCGGCCAAGGGGGGTCCCGGCGGAAGGCCGGGATGCGGGCCATTGCCGGATGCCACCCACAACTTCCCGGTGCGCCAGCTGGTCACCAACACCGGATGGGGAACCGGGCTGGACATCCGGCCCAACCCCGGCATCGGGCATCCCTGCTGGGCCAACTACTTCCCGGTGACCCGCGCGGTGCCCGAGCCGCCGTCGATCCGTCAGTGCATCCCCGGGCCGGCGATCGGGCCCAACCCCGCGGCGGGGGAGCAGCCATGA
- the lprM gene encoding Mce family lipoprotein LprM (belongs to 24-membered Mycobacterium tuberculosis Mce protein family): MRIGLTLVMIAAVVASCGWRGLNSLPLPGTQGNGPGSFAVQAQLPDVNNIQPNSRVRVADVTVGHVTKIERQGWHALVTMRLDGDVDLPANATAKIGTTSLLGSYHIELAPPKGEARQGKLRDGSLIALSHGSAYPSTEQTLAALSLVLNGGGLGQVQDITEALSTAFAGREHDLRGLIGQLDTFTAYLNNQSGDIIAATDSLNRLVGKFADQQPVFDRALATIPDALAVLADERDTLVEAAEQLSKFSALTVDSVNKTTANLVTELRQLGPVLESLANSGPALTRSLSLLATFPFPNETFQNFQRGEYANLTAIVDLTLSRIDQGLLTGTRWECHLTQLELQWGRTIGQFPSPCTAGYRGTPGNPLTIAYRWDQGP, translated from the coding sequence GTGAGGATCGGCCTGACCCTGGTGATGATCGCGGCCGTGGTAGCGAGCTGCGGCTGGCGCGGGCTGAATTCGCTGCCGCTGCCCGGCACGCAGGGCAACGGCCCGGGGTCCTTCGCGGTCCAGGCGCAGCTGCCGGATGTCAACAACATCCAGCCGAACTCGCGGGTGCGGGTTGCCGACGTGACGGTCGGCCACGTCACGAAAATCGAGCGCCAAGGCTGGCACGCGTTGGTGACCATGCGGCTGGATGGCGACGTCGATTTGCCCGCCAACGCAACGGCCAAGATCGGCACCACCAGCCTGCTGGGTTCCTACCACATCGAGCTGGCGCCACCGAAAGGCGAAGCGCGGCAAGGCAAGCTGCGCGACGGTTCACTCATTGCGCTGTCACACGGTAGCGCCTACCCAAGCACCGAGCAGACGCTGGCAGCGCTGTCGCTGGTGCTCAACGGCGGCGGACTGGGCCAGGTTCAAGACATCACCGAGGCGTTGAGCACCGCGTTTGCCGGCCGTGAGCACGATCTGCGCGGGCTGATTGGGCAGCTGGACACCTTCACCGCATACCTCAACAACCAGTCCGGTGACATCATCGCGGCCACCGACAGCCTCAACCGCCTCGTCGGCAAGTTCGCCGACCAGCAACCCGTCTTCGATCGGGCCCTGGCCACCATCCCCGACGCGCTCGCGGTGCTGGCCGATGAGCGGGACACGCTCGTCGAGGCTGCCGAGCAGCTGAGCAAGTTCAGCGCCCTGACCGTCGACTCGGTCAACAAGACCACCGCGAACCTGGTCACCGAACTGCGGCAACTCGGACCGGTGTTGGAGTCGCTGGCCAATTCCGGTCCGGCGCTGACCCGATCGCTGTCCCTGCTGGCCACGTTCCCGTTCCCGAACGAGACGTTCCAAAATTTCCAGCGCGGCGAATACGCCAACCTGACCGCGATCGTCGACCTCACGCTCAGCCGCATCGACCAGGGCCTGTTGACCGGCACCCGCTGGGAGTGTCATCTGACCCAGCTCGAGCTGCAGTGGGGTCGCACCATTGGGCAGTTCCCCAGCCCGTGTACCGCGGGCTATCGGGGTACCCCGGGCAATCCGCTGACGATCGCCTACCGCTGGGATCAGGGGCCCTAG